The following nucleotide sequence is from Lacinutrix sp. Hel_I_90.
ATATGGAATCTATTAAGGTGTCATCTACAACATTTGGTAATGTTACTTTTAAATTTGGTTCAGCCTCCATCGCACGTTTTATTGCAAAAATTGCACCTTCATTTCTTGCCCAACTGCGTCTTGAAATCCCATTATTAACATCCCAAAATAACATGGATTTTAAACGTTTTGAAGCTTCTTTACTACCATCAAGAACCATACCAAATCCACCGTTAATAACTTCTCCCCAACCAACACCACCACCGTTGTGGATACTCACCCAGGTAGCACCTCGAAAGCTGTCGCCAATCACATTTTGAATGGCCATATCTGCGGTAAAACGGGAGCCATCATAAATATTTGACGTTTCTCTGTAGGGAGAGTCTGTTCCAGAAACATCATGGTGGTCACGACCTAAAATAACAGTTTCTATAGTTCCTTTTGCAATGGCTTGATTAAATGCTTCGGCAATTTTAGCACGTCCTTCGGCATCTGCGTAAAGTATCCTGGCTTGTGAGCCTACGACCAATTTGTTGTCTTGTGCACCTTTAATCCATTGAATGTTATCTGCCATTTGCTGCTTGATCTCTTCAGGAGCCGCTTTCATAATATTTTCTAAAACTTCACAAGCAATGCGATCAGTCTTTTCTAAATCTTCAGGTTTTCCAGAGGCACAAACCCAACGGAATGGACCAAAACCATAATCGAAACACATAGGTCCCATGATGTCTTGAACATAACTTGGGTACCTAAAGTCTATCCCATTATCGGCCATAATATCTGCACCAGCTCTTGACGCTTCTAATAAAAAAGCATTGCCGTAATCAAAAAAGTAACAGCCTTTTTCAGTATGTTTATTTATCGCATCTGCGTGACGGCAAAGTGTTTCTTTTACTTTGGTTTTAAATAGCTCAGGGGCATTAGCCATCATAGCATTAGCTTCTTCAAAAGGTATGCCTACTGGGTAATAACCACCAGCCCAGGGATTATGGAGCGAGGTTTGGTCGCTTCCAATATCTATTGTTATGTTTTCTTTATCAAAAGCTTCCCAGACGTCGACAATGTTTCCTAAGTAAGCTATAGAAACTGTTTCTTTGTTTAAAACTGCTTGGGTAACACGTTGCGTTAATGCAGCAATTGTTGTGATTTTTTCATCTATCCACCCTTGATCTA
It contains:
- a CDS encoding urocanate hydratase, translating into MSVHNKSFKEQILEGIPLELPQAKPHDTSINHAPKRKAILSKEEEKLALRNALRYFDKKQHAILIKEFKEELDSYGRIYMYRFRPEYKIYARPINDYPAQSKQAAAIMLMIQNNLDYAVAQHPHELITYGGNGGVFSNWAQYRLTMKYLAEMSDEQTLVMYSGHPMGVFPSHKEAPRVVVTNGMMIPNYSQPDDWEKFNALGVTQYGQMTAGSYMYIGPQGIVHGTTITVLNAFRKIKKSPIGGLFVTSGLGGMSGAQPKAGNIAGCITVCAEVNPKITQVRLDQGWIDEKITTIAALTQRVTQAVLNKETVSIAYLGNIVDVWEAFDKENITIDIGSDQTSLHNPWAGGYYPVGIPFEEANAMMANAPELFKTKVKETLCRHADAINKHTEKGCYFFDYGNAFLLEASRAGADIMADNGIDFRYPSYVQDIMGPMCFDYGFGPFRWVCASGKPEDLEKTDRIACEVLENIMKAAPEEIKQQMADNIQWIKGAQDNKLVVGSQARILYADAEGRAKIAEAFNQAIAKGTIETVILGRDHHDVSGTDSPYRETSNIYDGSRFTADMAIQNVIGDSFRGATWVSIHNGGGVGWGEVINGGFGMVLDGSKEASKRLKSMLFWDVNNGISRRSWARNEGAIFAIKRAMEAEPNLKVTLPNVVDDTLIDSI